TTTTGTGATTAATCACTTTGCCCAAAGATCGACTATCACCAACTTAAAGTTCAGCCAATCTGTGGGTCCCTACAATTGGTTACCTGTGTCCCCCCTGTGTCCCCGCCTGTCATTCGAGCTTCGTTCACCGCGACTAATAGTTTCCTCTCATTCTTTCAATCTCCGAATGTGGTCGCCGGTCACAGACCTGAGTGCAATGCTCGCAGATTTATGAACCCCCCcaatttaaatattcaaaaacaTAGTACGTCACCTACGAAGGTGGATCATACATTGCGCCAATATCTATAAAGTTCCGTGAAAACAGAAAGCAGAAGATTGCACTTTGGAAAGAGTTTCAGAGAAGAAATCGTTCAAAGGGCGGCGTAAATCCGAGGTTTGTACGAAGTAAGTGCAACACCTTTTTAGTTATAAGCTGCTTCCGTTATTAGATCTCCAGAACATGTAAAAAATGCAGCGCAATAATTCTGGACACCGTTAAAATGTAAAGTAGCCTAACTGTTATCACTATACTGAGGTATTCAGTGTAGCTGTGTAATTAcaatatataatgaaatattagAGGTTTTGTGCCTTTTACGTAATATTTGTGCATAGGCCTATATAAAATCAGAAGCAATCAATATGAGAAAGTATTTCAGTAGGTTTAGTCTAAATGTTGCCAGTCCCGTAAAATCCATCGGTAAATATTTATGcgattttcaaaaataaaataaacaaataagcatATAAGCCATTAAAATAAGAAAGCAAGCAAAATAAATCTTACCGGTATTTGCCATTTCTGAAGTACAAATAAAATGTCGATAATcgtattaattaatttttactTTTCTTCGTTTAATTCAGATATTTGAAGACCCCACAAAACGCTCCACTAAAATCGTTTCCTCTTTCTCTTGGACTATTATACTCCGAATAAAACGCAGAATTTCTGaagcacatttttaaaaattgcggTCGTGGTTGAGATGCTTCTGCTGGACTTAAACCACGTCTCAGCGATGGCTGCAGCGGTCACATCGCTGCTGTCTGCGCTGCTGTTGCTCCTTATCTCACGGCACTTATGGACCTATCGATGGACTATAACACGGGACAAGGAATGTAAGTTACCGCTTCCCAAGGGCTCAATGGGCTGGCCGCTCGTAGGAGAAACGTTCCACTGGTTCTTTCAGGTATGTGACAAAATATATATggacacataaaaaaaacaactgaaataTACTTTTTTCTGATGTTAGTTCTACTTTCATTTCCACTTAAAATCGTATTATGTATTACCTGCTCCAGCCTTCTACTATGAAACTCACTGAACTTTTGGGCATTTTCAACTCTAAGTCTGATACTGCATGTGTGGGCTTGTTTCGAAAATAATGGGTAAGTCGCCCGCTTAGTTACTGTATAGGAGTCAGCTTCAGATCAGCTGCATGGAGGAAGCATGCATTCCTATCTAGGAATGTGTCATATTCCTGCGCGTGGCGTATCATAGGGAGAGTTAAGGAAAAGGAACTTGGTTACGCGCGTTTGAGTTTACCACCTCATTTATTGAATTCCGTCTTTGGCAGGGTTCAAGTTTCCATATGTCGAGGAGGGAGAGGTATGGAAACGTATTTAAAACTCACCTTTTAGGCAAACCTGTTATCCGAGTAACAGGTGCAGAAAATATACGCAAAATTCTCCTCGGGGAGCACAACTTGGTGTCTACTCAGTGGCCTCAGAGCACTCGGATCATCTTGGGACCCAATACCTTGGTGAATTCTATTGGGGAGCTACACagacaaaaaagaaaagtaagAAATGTCTGTACCGCGCCGAGTAACATTGTTTAGATCAGACAAGGTTTCATAGGCTATAGTATTATATTAAATGCATCAGATTGTTTATTAAAGACGTGTTCCCGGGATAGCTTGTGCTATTCAGGTAGCCTATTGTTAATTATCTTATTGTTGTTATAACCTCTTTACATGTGGCGATACTGAGTAATAAATACTACTGCAAAACGGACTGATCAAACAGTATTGCATCCTTATTGGGTATTTCAAGTGTGAACTATACTTTGGCTAGTTTGGGTGCATAGCAAAACTCATCTTACATAAAGTTGATGTAGGCCTAATAAATCATTTAAGCTGCTGTCATAAGAGCATTTAAAAACGTTGTATGAATATTAGAAACAGGAGTATTCTGTTGGACTACACGTTTTGTGCCATCTGGTATATTTATTGTTCTCTTCTTTCTTTAAAGATCTTGGCCAAAGTGTTCAGCCGCAGGGCCTTGGAAGCGTACATGCCCCGCTTGCAAGGTGTTGTCAAGTCTGAAATTGCCAAATGGTGCTCGGCGCCCAGCTCTGTGAACGTGTATAACGCCGCCAAATCTCTTACATTTCGCGTTGCAATCCAGGTCCTGTTGGGACTGAACATGGAAGAGAGCCGTATGAACCACCTTTCCAAAATATTTGAACAACTTATGGATAACCTCTTCTCGCTCCCGTTTGATGTGCCGTTCAGCGGCCTACGGAGAGTGAGTATTTCTTAATTTGGTCTACATTGCTGTGCCATATTCTGCTAAATCTTTATTAACATTATTCATTATGTAGACATTATTAAGCTGTTAAAAAATGTTACGAATCCAGTAAAAGATCGCCAAACTAGAACCAGATAAGACGCCTAGCAAACATTAGCTTGTTATATTAGCCAGTTTCCCAAATGTTTTACTGCACAGTTTTAGACAAATGTATTATCTATTAAATTAGACTACATGAACATTACGTAActtgcataattttttttaaatacaatctATCTGTATTTTCATCAGGGTATTAAAGCTCGTGAAACTCTTCACACATGCATGGAGACAATTATCGAGGAGAAACTCCGAACTTATCATACTGAAGGTCACATGGATGCATTTGATTACATGCTGAGTAGCGCCAAGGAAAACGGCCACGAGTTAAACGTTCAAGAACTGAAGGTAGTCTATCAGAGAGTGATATATAACACTAAAGAATTAAGTGCTTATGGAAATATTTGCagtttatttattgtatttaattaATAAAGTTATCACATGCATAGGTCCATGTAGGCCTATTGTTCTATAAAACGTGTCAATGTCGCTTATCATATGATCGCAATAGAAAGTGTAGGTAATATAACAAATATTGCATTGCTAATGACGAAGACTTGTTATGTCGTGTCTTTGAATTGCAGGAGTGTGCGGTGGAGTTAATATTTGCTGCCCATTCAACTACGGCAAGCGCGTCTACTTCGCTCATTCTCCTGCTTCTGAGACATCCGATGGTGGCTGAGAAAGCCAAACTGGAGTTGACTAAACATGGGCTTGCACCCTGTGATcaatgtctgctaaataaaggAGACGAATTAGTTTGGAAACCCAAACACTCCCACACCCGGACAGAAAAGAAGAATCACGAAAATCGCACCAAAAAAGCTGGTTCAGAAATTTGTCCGCCAGAAACAGTTTACTGTGATCCAGTGATGGATCCCATTAAAGAGACATCAAATTTGGGTTCTTGTCACCCTCATTTAACTTTAGAAAAGTTAAGTCAGCTGCGTTACATGAACTGTGTTGTGAAGGAAGTGCTCAGATTTCTCCCACCTGTGTCTGGCGGATACAGGACTGCACTGCAAACCTTTGAATTGGACGTAAGTCTTATCAGAGATATACGACATATTTTTAAGAATATAGCCTTTGTTATTGTTCACGTACACTTTACCATTTCTTTTGATATGTTGGTACAGAAACCATAAAACTGACATAACAAACCTAGACGTCCCGAATGCCGTGAAGCAGGTGTCGCTTTTAAAGCGTTATTATGTTCGCAGACAGGAAAATCATCCACTTAGTTGTTTCGAAAAGAGGTTCACACACGCACAAGACAATTTTTgtgaataaagtaaataaacatCAAACAAATCTCGTCAAGAATATTCTACTTAACACAAAAAAAGAATGATgtactgtaaacttggtttaATTTATTATTCGCCCTTATACGAGTTTCTGccttaattaaaatgaacacaTCAGTGAAGTGGGTGTATAAGTTCCGAATATTCGAATCAAAACGGAATTGTTGTCTATAATATGTCcgcttattattatttttctttctttctttggaTAGATCATATTAGATCACTTATGTATGTATCTGCTTTAATGTCACTATGTAATAAGCTTACAGTAGGTTAACAGGTTAACTCTTATTGTGTTGTGTTTAAAGGGCTATCAGATCCCGAAAGGATGGAGTGTCATGTACAGCATCAGGGACACCCACGAAACAGCTGCGGTTTTTCAAAGCCCCGAACTCTTCGACCCAGACCGTTTTGGGGGTGACCGGGATGAAAGTAAGAGAGGACGCTTCAATTACGTGCCATTCGGTGGAGGGACCAGAAGCTGCATCGGAAAGGAACTGGCGCAGATCATACTAAAAACACTGGCGGCGGAGTTGCTTTCTGCAACGGAATTTAAATTAGCCACCGAAACTTTCCCTCATATGCAAACTGTGCCTGTTGTCCATCCTGTGAATGGACTGTATGTTTATTTCAAATACACAAGCCTTATCGACAACCAAGTCTAGACACATTCATTATAGTAAGTTAGTTGCTTTGCGTCTTAAATTATTGTATTTGTGATAGCGTATTTCGTGTTATGTATTGTTGTTATGAACATACAGCTTTAAGTAACAAAAATATAGGGAATTGTGTTTTAAAGCCAAAATTAAGACTCTAGTACTTTTTATTGAATATCTCCATCTCTCTTCCCTTTGTTTCAGAAGCTTCGTTTTGCAGAAAATTGTTCAAGAATAATTTTCTGAATGGTTAGGATGTTCATAATTGCGAGAATATAATAAGTGTTAAATGTTTTGTCCTCatatgcagattttttatttaagaaGTGAAAGGAAACTTTAGTAATGTACGTAAACTAATAGACCTAGAATAGGTAGTTCATGTGTTTTATAGGTAGCATATAAAATGTCCAGATATAATTATCCCGCGTAGTATTGCAATTATACAGTGAAAAACAAAGTTGTTGAAAGCATAGATTATTTGTAATCGATGTTTAGCGTAATGTCGCGCCTTAATATAGTTTAGGTAGAGCTAGGCTACTTACTATGCCTCTTATAAGACACATGCATATAAAATGTGAAACTTGTTAAAAATGCTGTGATATCACTAAAGAGACGAGTATGGGTAAATGGAAGGATCAACATAGCTAATAGCACTTTTCTATCTATATAAACAGTATGTTTGAAATCGATAAtgatgtgtttgttttgttggcGGTGGGATCATAAAAATGACTTTCAATTGTATCAGGTCTTTtactatttatatataattatcttATTTTTTTACTCTGTGTGGAAATGTGAAATGTCAATGTGATTACGATGACGATTTATGAGTTCACCTGCCTActtctgaataataataattaaaaaaatcgtTTCACTAGCTTTAGAGACAGTTGCACCTTATGTTGTAGGCTATAATAACTATGCAAAACATTTTAGGTTCGAAGGATGTCACGGATTTCATctttttacatttataactgAGCAACAGTGTAAATATGGTTAAATACACATCTGTTCACAACTGACACCGATTGGATAAAAGTAAAACCGAATTAAACTACTAATCCAGTCCTACCTAATACAAAATAAGTATATAGGGCAACAAACAAGTGTCTGAAATAATGAATCCAAATACGAGGATCCATTTGTGTTAGGCTATAAGTAGCCTAATAAGAATTTTCTGAATTGGCATTTAACTAGTCACTATATCGCATTGTCTTCAGGTCATTTGTAATATTAACTACACAATTCATTAAATCCAATATGAATTTCCATGTATGAGCagttaaatactgaaaatgtATATTTGACACAATGTGTTTTTTAGTCAATGCTCTGAATATTCATGCCTGGTCTAGAAAACTGGCAATGGCATGGTATATAAAAGGATGTGGTAAAAGCGTGTTTGGCACAAATACTATGCCTAAAATACTAACAGTAATAGTCTACCTGATATTGATGTAGGCTAATGCAGTCCTAAAGCTGTTATATTATCCAAATGACCTCACAGAGATCACTGAACCACATATCTAAGTCCATTTTACCGGCTGTAGAGATGACGGTTTTGTTAGCTTGTGTAACTGTCAGCTGCCTTAACTTGACAAGGCATCCTAAAATTGACGACAGTAGCCTACATATGCAGTTTTAAGCACTAGATAAATTGAGATGAGATGACAAGATCGCACAGGAGAATCACCGAAAACAACCTGAAACGAAAGTGGGGAgaaattaccccccccccccccccccccacacacacacacacacacggctcaTGATTTTAGAATTCAACCTGGTATTTGCTCCTAACTCGATAAAGCGCATTTAATAATTTCACTCATGTAATCGAAAGCACAAGTCAACTACTCGTACCTGGGACATCTGTAGCGTATAGCCTACAGAATTTAACGAAATTGTGAAACGAAATTGTGAATGTTTTCGGGAATATCTCGTTTCTATAGTTCCTGCCAATACTTAAAATCCTTTCCAGGCAAGCTGAAGGGCTGCTCATCTGTTGTCCCAAATGCAATTAACTTAAGTAGATTTAATTATCTTCTGATTGACACTAAAAGAATTAATGACTCTCTATATAATAGAGCTTCCCAGTGTAATTTTTGGTTCTTAGGACCCAGTATCCAGTTATTTTATGTACGTTGAACTTGGAAAGATTTTCACTAGGGTTCACACGGATGTCACGGTTCGTGTTGAAGGTCGCCAGCAGGTCAGCACCTGGAACAAGCAGAGACCTCTGAGGCATCACACGTCACTCGAGCGTAAATCAGTGATGATTGTGAAGCATGAACCTATCACACGAAAAAGCACACACCCAACGACAAGTTAAAGCCCGAATTGTGATTATAAAGtcttttgtatatatttatgtctAAGAACTATACACTTTACACACAATGCAATGACAGTGTCTGCCAGGGCGCAGATGGTGGGGGgacgtcccccccccaccccacttaTATAGGGACCCGGATCAGTCCGTCCCACCTGCCCCCCActtttgaggggaaaaaattaacaaaacttTGGTAAGTATATACCGTTCCTAAATAGGGAACAGGGCAGCAAATTAtacatttttcctttttgtgcactgtgtgctgtggtgtgtcaacaataacCACTGATTACTAAATTCTAATTTTTCACTTCTAGAAGCTATGGATCGTTGTGCAGTGTTTTATAGGGGACCCCTGTTAACTCTGCATACCCCTTACTAATAGTTGCAACTTTATAACACCAATTTTCCATATAATATCTGTTCAGCATTATAGAAAGTATAGATACTGTCTGTGTTTGAAATTTTGGATTACctgtaatatatataattaggTCTGCATCACATACAgcggggaaaataagtattgaacgcgtcaacatttttctcagtaaatatatttctaaaggatctattgacatgaaatttacacCAGATGTCGGTAACAACCCAAGTAATCCGCATatacaaagaaatcaaaacaaataagtacatagattaagttatgtgaaataaagtgaaatgacacAGGGAATAAGTATTAAACACGCTTACCgaaatttatttaatacttaGTAGAAAAGCCTTTGTTGGAAATGACAGCTTTAAGACGCCTCCTGTATAGAGAAACTAGTGGCATGCATTGCTCAGGTGTGATTTTGGCCTATTCTTCCACACAAACTGTCTTCAAATCTTGATGTTTATATGGCCTCGCCTATGAACTCTGATCTTTAGTTCTTTCCATAGATTTTCAACTGGATTCAAGTCTTCTGATGGACTTTTCCCCGCTGTAAGTGATGTCGCTACACAAGCCGTGCTGCTGCTCATACTTGCAcagtccaccagggggcagtgcgaGAAAACCATTTTTGTCGGCTCAGCTGCTTTATTTTCGATCGGCCTTGTTTATATGAGGTTGTGGCATGAAATGTTTTACACTCGCTGCATCCACACCGAGTTTATGATTCTGTGACATTGCTGCAGTGTACTCTATATTCTACCCATTGCCCCACTTAATATTGGTATTTTGCCCAACCACATATAATTTTACTACGTCATGTTCAATGTTGCATGCATTATGTTGTTGGATCTCGAAGTCGTTAATATTTCATATACTTAGTATTAAGGCTGCACAATTTAGGACAAAAAAGGGAGTTAATATGTAAgtagaattaaaatggaattgatTTCACATTAAGTTATACACATATGTAAATGCAGCTTTAACAATAcagattaatatttcaatatgaaTTACAGACGCTCCTCACTTAACTTCCGTTCCTACAACTAGGTCGTTAAGCGAATTGGTCGATAAGCGATACTTCAAGCAGACTGTACTGGTAGGTTTGTGTCAACCAtctttaaatattgttttaatgtcgAATTTGCACCACGTATAAGATTTTTAGTATATTTGTGAATGTTTATATAGTAGTGTGCtgtatactgtaataaacagtgtattGTACCGTTACGAGTTTTCTCCGTATGTGATAGTTGAAATAGTTGAGATCAAAGGATACCATTGTCTCAGTTGTCTTAAGCCTTACATTTTTCATTCAACATGACTCCTTTCCTTTGTTTACACTGACTGAGGTGGAATTTACATGTGTAATCAATCAACGATCATCCGATTCACTTGGGTTCTTCTGATTAATCTCTTTTTATGAAAGATGAGTCCCCAGTGCAGCTTACAATTGTTTCATATAGCCCTTCACATCTTTATAATTTCTTTAAATATGGAATGCAATTTAAATTATTCTCTGCACTCCTGTGTAGTCTTAAATATGAAGGTCAAATTTATTTACATATCATGTTTAAAATCAGCTGAAATTACCCAAGTGCTGTACACAGGggcgctgctagagattttgggccccatgaaagcatatcatattaggccccccagtctaaagcaatccagttattttcctaattttttagggcccctgtcgctcaggggcccttggaatcgtcctaggtttcctcccccttacggcgcccctggctGTACAGAATACGAGCAGGCAGGTTATCCCACAGTTAAGGAGCTGCAGCAAAATCCCAGTCTCCTTTCATCGTTAACTTAGAACATGGAAGCAGCAAATGAAGCTGACGTTATGGCGAGGCATGACGGAAGGAGAGACGATCCATGTAATGGCTCCAACTAAGCAGgatttattaacaaaaacaaatgaatagcCAGAAAATAAAGTGACcgtgaggggtcaaaacaaacgGATAAAACAGAAATTAGGGCAGGGAGCAACACTGGGAGCACAATACTAAAGGCAGGGAAGTACTGAGGAAGATTGCAGTAATTAACAGAGAAAACTACAGCACAGGGAATCAGTACAACAACACAGGGTAACAGAGATTCAGCCACAACGAACCaacaaagaacaaaacaaaagcaagcacttaaatacacaaataataaGATgtgacacaggacaggtgaAACCCATAACTCTAACATGGCAAAAGGTCTCAgggcaacaaggaacaggtggggTGCATTACAATTAAGCACCATAGAGACTAGGGAATATTAACAAAAACTGAGGGCTGCCTACACTACAAAAGACTAGGAACACAAGAACCACAGATCATAATCAGACAAGGCGCAGGCACAGTAGAACAAATACAGAGATACAACACAAAGACATAAATAAATACCAGACAACAGGgaaaaataaaccaataaattaaacaaaagatGAGGCTGAATAAATGGGGAAAAGGCACATGGGACAGTTACTTGACTGTTACTTGACCTAAGAAGGGCGGGACTAGAATTGATACGGCATATATCAACAATATAAGAAGGAGCCTGACCACGCAATGCCTTGAACAGAATTAATGAAACTTTAAAATCCACTCTATATCAAACTGTCAGACAATGTTGAGGTTAGCACAGGATTACAGGTTACGTGCTTCCTTTTCCTGGTACCAGTCGGGAATCTGGCAGCGGAATTTTGCACCAGCTGAGGACAAAACAACAATGCGTGAGGGATACCTAAGTAAAGAGAATTACAAAACTCTAGCCTAGAATAAACAGAAGGATGGATGACTGTATCTCATAGTCTTCTTAAACGATTGTAAAGGATAAAGAAAAATCTAGAACTTCTTTAAGTACAGTTGTAAAAGCTATCGGTTGCTTCTAAAACTATCTAATTAAACTCACTCTCATGAGGACAACCACAGAAGGACAGAACAAGAATTACCTCAGAAATTGCCAGTTAACCACATCTCAGATTACAGCCCAAACAAATGACTCGGATTCAAGCAGCGGACAGATGTCAAGATCAACTGTTCAGCAGAACCGGTGGGATAGGCCTCCTTGGCAAATTCACTGCCACAAAGCCACTACTTAAGAACAGCAATAAGAAGATACTTCCTTAGGCCAAGAAACACAAGAAGAGGATGATAGACGGTTCACATTTGAGGATTCTGGTTCCAACTGCCGTGTTTTTGTGCGATGCTTCAAAAGTGAATGGATGAAGTCCGCATATCTGGGTCCCACCATGAGGAACGGGTGAGAAGGTGTCATGTTAGGAGGGCTTTGCTTGTGACACTCTTGTGATTTATTTCGATTGTAAGGCACAATTAACCCCCATGGCTACCGCAGTATTTGCGCTCACTTGGGCTGTCATTTGGTTTTCAGCAGGACCTCAAGGACACCTCCAGGTTGTGTAAGAGCTATTTGCCAAAGGAGGAGAGTGATGGAGTAATGCAGCCGATGACCTGGCCTCTACCGTCACCTAGTAAAGATGGTTTGGGATGAACTGAACCAGGGAGTTATGGAAAAGCAGCCAATATGAGTTCAGTATATGTGGGAACTCCTTCAGTTTGAagaagtatgtgtgtgtgtgtgtgttttgggggggggggggggggttatgtatatattgcattatgGGGACCACatgtccccacaatatgataaaattatgttattttgacattgtggggaccattattgtattttgtttggttacttatggttaagatttggactgggtaggggttaaggtcgtcatgttgggattagagttttcccagtataaatgaatggagagtctacACAAAGATAAAAAGTCAAACCTGTGTGTTCAAATTGCACtgaaatctgtgaatgcaatcagcaaactaaaaatgccaaaagtcttgaattttgttttgttactaatgattaaggttagggctggggaggggttaaggtcatcatgttgggattagagttttccccatagaaattagtaaaaaaacacagtaacctgaatgtttattttaaaaatcccgGTAACCTGAGCACTTCACTGAGAGGTGTAAGTCTGCTCGAGTGCAGTAAGCTTTAAGCAGAGACTAAAGCTCAGGAAGAGCCGTGTGCATTGTTGAGCAAGTTGATCCATCCCAAATGTTTCACAACATTGAATATCCATCCAaatgcttgtcctattcagggttgcagggggtccagagccaatCCCGGATGCTACaggagcaaggcagggaacaacccaggatggggcaccaacccatcacagggctcactcataacccattcactcacacctatgggcaatttggtaactgtGGAGGAAACTGCACAATGACAcaagaacatgtaaactccagatcatggagccatggcagagactcaaaccctggttgcagaggtgtgaggcaacagtgctaaccatgAATCAACTTTAATTCCTATTTTTTTCAGTGCAtgcagcaaattaccatgctcTTCATACATGCCAGCTGACGCCATTCTGAGTATCACCGGTCGATACAAATACCACAGCTTGAGAATCACTGATTTAGCAGTGTTATAGTTTGGGGTCATGCCCGTCTTAAGGAAGAGTCAAACGCGAGCTTCATTGTAACTCAGAGGAGGTGCTCTCTGTTTCAATTACTGGACAAGACCCTTTAAGACACGAGCCAT
The nucleotide sequence above comes from Paramormyrops kingsleyae isolate MSU_618 chromosome 3, PKINGS_0.4, whole genome shotgun sequence. Encoded proteins:
- the LOC111858347 gene encoding cytochrome P450 26B1-like, translating into MLLLDLNHVSAMAAAVTSLLSALLLLLISRHLWTYRWTITRDKECKLPLPKGSMGWPLVGETFHWFFQGSSFHMSRRERYGNVFKTHLLGKPVIRVTGAENIRKILLGEHNLVSTQWPQSTRIILGPNTLVNSIGELHRQKRKILAKVFSRRALEAYMPRLQGVVKSEIAKWCSAPSSVNVYNAAKSLTFRVAIQVLLGLNMEESRMNHLSKIFEQLMDNLFSLPFDVPFSGLRRGIKARETLHTCMETIIEEKLRTYHTEGHMDAFDYMLSSAKENGHELNVQELKECAVELIFAAHSTTASASTSLILLLLRHPMVAEKAKLELTKHGLAPCDQCLLNKGDELVWKPKHSHTRTEKKNHENRTKKAGSEICPPETVYCDPVMDPIKETSNLGSCHPHLTLEKLSQLRYMNCVVKEVLRFLPPVSGGYRTALQTFELDGYQIPKGWSVMYSIRDTHETAAVFQSPELFDPDRFGGDRDESKRGRFNYVPFGGGTRSCIGKELAQIILKTLAAELLSATEFKLATETFPHMQTVPVVHPVNGLYVYFKYTSLIDNQV